From the Maioricimonas rarisocia genome, one window contains:
- a CDS encoding carbon storage regulator, producing the protein MLVLTRKIGEEILIDGEIVLKVSEIQGNRVKLCVEAPRSRRILRGEVAERSGAVPAAQPNAVSRRESRSDDAVSGSTFINAQ; encoded by the coding sequence ATGCTCGTGCTAACGAGGAAAATCGGGGAAGAGATCCTGATCGACGGCGAGATCGTCCTGAAGGTCTCGGAGATCCAGGGGAACCGCGTCAAGTTATGCGTGGAAGCCCCCAGGTCGCGTCGGATTCTGCGCGGAGAGGTGGCCGAGAGATCGGGAGCCGTTCCCGCTGCTCAGCCGAATGCGGTTTCGCGGCGCGAGTCGAGGTCGGACGATGCGGTTTCAGGATCCACGTTCATCAATGCTCAGTAG
- a CDS encoding EF-hand domain-containing protein: MLRLLIATTAALLVAAAVPAPAFADDASESLFSQLDGNSDGRLTADELNDDQKRFFDRLLRVGDKNEDGILSRDEYEAATSAEDRPVQAPQQGGRGRGRGQNPEAMFRQLDRNGDGKLALDELPDMLQERMRPLFERLDKDEVTYEEFSGAMRGMGRPGGDDATRRLEFLKRMDRNNDGKISKDEIPEPARERLQPLFDRFGTDEIDLSRIPGVMETPRERPAPQGREGQPRPEGQGRGPALLRVLDQDGDGRISRDELAKAAQHFDELDRNQDGQLDPPELIGGAMNGRGRMEADSRRPNANSPARPRRPGDAPGRPDAAGRDGSAMFRQLDSDGDGFISKSEAPPRLNDERFRQMDADNDGKLSQKEMQRLFQGRRGPGQNANRRDGLKALDRDGDGFLSKDEVPDRLRQRFDDIDTDADGKLSEEEIRNGLQRDRARQK, from the coding sequence ATGCTTCGTTTGCTTATTGCGACCACCGCGGCCCTGCTCGTGGCTGCGGCAGTTCCCGCACCGGCTTTCGCGGATGACGCTTCCGAGAGTCTCTTCTCTCAGCTTGATGGCAACAGCGACGGTCGGCTGACCGCCGACGAACTCAACGACGACCAGAAACGCTTCTTCGATCGCCTGCTGCGGGTCGGCGACAAAAACGAAGATGGCATCCTCAGCCGCGACGAGTACGAGGCGGCCACTTCCGCCGAAGATCGTCCCGTGCAGGCCCCCCAGCAGGGTGGGCGGGGACGGGGGCGCGGACAGAATCCCGAAGCGATGTTCCGTCAACTGGACCGGAACGGCGACGGCAAACTCGCCCTCGACGAACTTCCCGACATGCTGCAGGAGCGGATGCGCCCCCTGTTCGAACGGCTCGACAAGGACGAAGTCACTTACGAAGAGTTCAGTGGAGCGATGCGGGGCATGGGGCGTCCGGGTGGCGATGATGCCACGCGCCGGCTGGAGTTCCTGAAGCGGATGGACCGCAACAATGATGGCAAGATCTCGAAGGACGAGATTCCGGAACCGGCCCGCGAACGTCTGCAGCCCCTCTTCGATCGATTCGGCACGGACGAGATCGACCTCAGCCGGATCCCCGGCGTCATGGAAACTCCCCGCGAACGACCGGCACCACAGGGCCGGGAGGGCCAGCCACGACCGGAAGGGCAGGGGCGCGGTCCGGCTCTGCTGCGGGTCCTCGATCAGGACGGAGACGGGCGCATCAGCCGGGACGAGCTGGCGAAAGCCGCACAGCACTTCGATGAACTCGATCGGAACCAGGACGGTCAGCTCGATCCACCTGAGTTGATCGGCGGCGCGATGAACGGCCGCGGACGGATGGAAGCGGACTCGCGGCGGCCGAATGCCAATTCGCCCGCCAGGCCCCGTCGTCCGGGCGATGCACCGGGCCGACCGGACGCAGCGGGTCGCGATGGTTCGGCGATGTTCCGTCAGCTCGACAGTGACGGCGATGGCTTCATTTCGAAGTCCGAAGCTCCGCCGCGTCTCAACGACGAGCGGTTCCGCCAAATGGACGCCGACAACGACGGCAAGCTCTCACAGAAAGAGATGCAGCGTCTGTTTCAGGGGCGGAGAGGCCCCGGGCAGAATGCGAACCGCCGGGACGGACTGAAGGCACTGGATCGGGACGGAGACGGTTTCCTGTCCAAAGACGAAGTGCCGGACCGACTCCGTCAGCGTTTCGACGACATTGATACCGATGCCGACGGAAAGCTTTCGGAGGAAGAGATCCGCAACGGACTGCAACGGGACCGTGCCCGTCAGAAGTGA
- a CDS encoding DUF3352 domain-containing protein, which translates to MSSLCCAFRGWLAVMAALVVLPGMVRGADPVPADQLLPPGVLAYLSLSDIKELKSRFGETMTGQMIHDPELQPFNAEIVDLFDEYLPEVEAELGFSLHELADFPTGEVAFAAVMPAGRRLSLIAIIDVRERGDTLERLLETLDEALKDQQSEAQVEQFEGTDITAYALPEDAGIFSTFAYVIRDGRLVLTLSADTGIMEDVLVRWDGENDRTFAGSSVYSYILEACEVGRDGRPLMAWYVSPIDLVRAVMSSNEDLAMQSMTVMTFLPLLGLDRFKGMGGTMDMATDEFDSVTKTFLYVEQPASGILKVFEFPAIAQGPPRWVSADVAQYSAVNWNLQAAYTAVETLYDLFTGQAGGFDRMVDQVAQQPGGPMIHPKEDLIDQFTGEMHFLSDLPPDAGIEDQRMLFALQLKDEDRMREVLNAIKATNGVELTERDFQGTTIYEAEQAGSGGMDPAAAITRGFLLFATHARMLEDVIRRDEAENPLADSEDFQRIASHMPEKLSIIGYQKPDAQVRAVYEMVRSGQLDAVTEGKIDFSKLPEFDVIRKYLPTTGSYAVPDERGALFVNFSLPNEN; encoded by the coding sequence ATGAGCTCTCTCTGTTGCGCGTTTCGAGGTTGGCTGGCCGTGATGGCCGCCCTGGTGGTCCTTCCGGGCATGGTACGCGGAGCGGATCCGGTCCCGGCCGATCAACTCCTGCCTCCGGGCGTTCTCGCATACCTGTCCCTCTCGGACATCAAAGAGCTGAAGAGTCGCTTCGGCGAGACGATGACGGGGCAGATGATCCATGACCCGGAACTGCAGCCGTTCAACGCCGAGATCGTCGATCTCTTCGACGAGTACCTTCCCGAAGTCGAAGCCGAACTGGGCTTCTCGCTGCACGAGCTGGCCGACTTCCCGACCGGCGAGGTGGCTTTCGCGGCCGTCATGCCCGCAGGACGTCGTCTCTCTCTGATCGCGATCATTGATGTCCGCGAGCGGGGGGACACGCTCGAGCGACTTCTGGAAACGCTGGATGAAGCCCTGAAGGATCAGCAGAGCGAAGCCCAGGTCGAGCAGTTCGAAGGAACGGACATCACCGCCTACGCGCTTCCGGAAGACGCAGGCATCTTCAGCACGTTCGCCTACGTCATCCGCGACGGCCGTCTTGTGCTGACGCTCAGTGCCGACACGGGAATCATGGAAGATGTCCTGGTCCGCTGGGACGGCGAAAACGATCGCACCTTCGCCGGGTCGAGCGTTTACTCCTACATCCTCGAGGCCTGCGAAGTGGGACGGGACGGTCGCCCCCTGATGGCCTGGTATGTCAGTCCGATCGATCTCGTGCGGGCCGTCATGTCCAGCAATGAAGATCTGGCCATGCAGTCGATGACCGTCATGACCTTCCTCCCGCTGCTCGGACTGGATCGGTTCAAGGGGATGGGCGGCACCATGGACATGGCGACCGACGAATTCGATTCGGTCACCAAGACGTTTCTGTACGTCGAGCAGCCCGCGTCGGGCATCCTGAAGGTCTTCGAGTTCCCGGCCATCGCTCAGGGACCGCCCCGCTGGGTCTCGGCCGACGTCGCACAGTATTCTGCCGTCAACTGGAACCTCCAGGCCGCCTACACCGCAGTGGAAACGCTGTACGATCTGTTCACCGGTCAGGCCGGCGGCTTCGACCGGATGGTCGACCAGGTCGCCCAGCAGCCGGGCGGTCCGATGATCCACCCGAAGGAGGACCTGATCGACCAGTTCACGGGGGAAATGCATTTCCTCTCCGACCTGCCGCCCGACGCCGGCATCGAAGATCAGCGGATGCTCTTCGCCCTGCAGCTCAAGGACGAAGACCGCATGCGGGAAGTCCTGAACGCCATCAAGGCAACCAACGGCGTGGAACTGACCGAACGGGACTTCCAGGGAACCACGATTTACGAAGCCGAGCAGGCCGGCTCCGGTGGCATGGACCCGGCAGCGGCGATTACCCGCGGTTTTCTGCTGTTCGCAACGCACGCCCGTATGCTCGAAGATGTGATCCGGCGTGACGAAGCGGAGAATCCCCTGGCGGATTCCGAGGACTTCCAGCGCATCGCCTCCCACATGCCGGAGAAGCTGTCGATCATCGGCTACCAGAAGCCGGACGCCCAGGTGCGTGCCGTCTACGAGATGGTCCGCAGCGGCCAGCTCGATGCCGTGACCGAGGGGAAGATCGACTTCAGCAAACTGCCGGAATTCGACGTGATCCGCAAGTACCTGCCCACGACCGGCAGCTACGCGGTTCCTGATGAACGGGGCGCTCTGTTCGTCAACTTCTCGCTGCCGAACGAGAACTGA
- a CDS encoding glycosyltransferase family 4 protein translates to MPARSLRIAVMSSGLGHIARGVETWADTTATALHDRGTDVTLFKGGGTADRPFEKVVRCAQRYAWLAETLAKWTPGWTWHIGCGSPYDVEQTTFAAGVLGTLRREHYDVVHLQDPWLAYLLEQTRALHGAKVILGNGTEEPPEFLAKFEHIQELTPYYLERHGDLGDRKWFAAPNFIDADRFRPGDPAAARRAMGLPEDAFVVLSVAALNRSRKRLDWIIREFARADMPAAVLVLAGAEEPETADLVEEGRQLLGKRLVVRTNVPFDEMPQVYHAGDVHVLGSLQEVMGISLVEAMASGLPCIGHCWPATEWVIGDGGSIVDMQQPGNLAGELQRYRDEEFRHERGQAARRRVENVFSIDAVITQYLAMYRTVCGLEPVEDQDSTKGAGREQSTERELVGSV, encoded by the coding sequence ATGCCAGCAAGATCACTCCGGATTGCCGTGATGAGCAGCGGCCTGGGGCACATCGCCCGCGGCGTCGAAACCTGGGCCGACACGACGGCGACGGCGCTGCATGACCGGGGGACCGACGTCACGCTCTTCAAGGGAGGCGGGACGGCCGATCGCCCTTTCGAGAAGGTCGTCCGCTGCGCCCAACGTTATGCGTGGCTGGCCGAGACCTTGGCGAAGTGGACGCCCGGGTGGACGTGGCACATCGGCTGTGGATCCCCCTATGACGTCGAGCAGACGACGTTTGCGGCGGGCGTGCTTGGAACACTCCGGCGGGAGCACTACGACGTTGTCCACCTGCAGGATCCCTGGCTGGCCTACCTGCTCGAGCAAACCCGTGCGCTTCACGGGGCCAAGGTGATCCTGGGGAACGGCACCGAAGAGCCGCCGGAGTTCCTCGCGAAATTCGAGCACATTCAGGAACTGACGCCGTACTACCTCGAGCGGCACGGCGACCTTGGCGACCGAAAGTGGTTTGCCGCTCCCAACTTCATCGATGCAGACCGCTTCCGGCCGGGCGATCCTGCTGCTGCCAGGCGGGCGATGGGACTGCCCGAAGACGCGTTTGTGGTCCTGTCGGTCGCGGCATTGAACCGCTCGCGTAAAAGGCTCGACTGGATCATCCGGGAGTTCGCCCGCGCGGACATGCCCGCGGCGGTCCTCGTTCTGGCCGGGGCCGAGGAACCGGAGACGGCCGACCTTGTCGAAGAAGGCCGGCAGCTGCTGGGGAAGCGGCTGGTTGTGCGTACGAACGTTCCCTTCGACGAGATGCCGCAGGTCTATCACGCAGGCGATGTGCACGTTCTGGGATCGCTCCAGGAGGTGATGGGCATCAGTCTGGTCGAAGCGATGGCGAGCGGCCTCCCCTGCATCGGGCACTGCTGGCCGGCCACCGAGTGGGTGATCGGTGACGGTGGCAGCATCGTCGACATGCAGCAGCCGGGGAATCTGGCCGGGGAACTGCAACGTTACCGCGACGAGGAGTTTCGGCACGAGCGCGGCCAGGCGGCCCGCCGGCGCGTCGAGAACGTCTTCTCGATCGATGCCGTCATCACTCAGTATCTGGCGATGTACCGGACCGTCTGCGGACTGGAGCCGGTCGAGGACCAGGATTCGACGAAGGGTGCGGGCCGGGAACAGTCGACGGAGCGCGAACTCGTCGGCAGCGTCTGA
- a CDS encoding tRNA dihydrouridine synthase, producing MHRVLPSLSPMTVMPPLPPLKIGSVEIGFPVVQAALSGYSDWPMRVLARRYGASYTLNEVMLDRFAVEVKARGKTEHHLRLTDEEHPVGGQLMGADPDAFPPAARRLVECGFDVIDINFGCPVKSAMGGCRGGYHLSQPDVALEIVGKVRDAVPDEIPVTVKMRRGIDDTPASRDRFFRIMEGAFARGVAAVTVHGRTVEQRYVGPSNWDFLREVKQQAGDRPVLGSGDLFDAESCLRMIRETGVDGVTVARGAIANPWIFQQTRVLAAGEPLPAPPGVFEQRETMREHLSLCIEAYGPQKGFGAFRKFSIKYTRLHPEYEQVRNACATVRTLEEWDAHLGRWYSDDRPGQYPLVDETAGASAGSR from the coding sequence ATGCACCGTGTGCTTCCGTCCCTCTCGCCGATGACTGTGATGCCTCCCCTGCCCCCGCTGAAGATTGGATCGGTCGAGATCGGATTTCCGGTCGTCCAGGCGGCACTGAGCGGCTACAGCGACTGGCCGATGCGGGTGCTGGCCCGGCGATACGGAGCCTCGTACACGCTCAACGAGGTGATGCTGGACCGGTTCGCCGTCGAGGTGAAGGCGCGCGGTAAGACAGAGCACCACCTGCGACTGACGGATGAGGAGCATCCGGTCGGCGGGCAGCTGATGGGAGCCGACCCGGACGCATTCCCCCCGGCGGCCCGGCGGCTCGTCGAGTGCGGCTTCGACGTGATCGATATCAATTTCGGCTGCCCGGTGAAGTCCGCCATGGGGGGCTGTCGCGGCGGGTATCATCTCAGCCAGCCCGACGTGGCCCTCGAGATCGTCGGCAAGGTCCGCGATGCCGTGCCGGACGAGATTCCGGTGACGGTCAAGATGCGGCGGGGGATCGACGACACGCCGGCAAGCCGCGACCGTTTCTTCCGCATTATGGAAGGAGCATTTGCTCGGGGTGTCGCGGCCGTGACCGTGCACGGGCGGACGGTCGAACAGCGCTACGTCGGCCCCAGCAACTGGGACTTCCTGCGCGAAGTGAAGCAGCAGGCCGGCGACCGGCCGGTACTCGGCAGCGGGGACCTGTTCGACGCAGAATCCTGCCTGCGGATGATTCGCGAAACCGGAGTCGATGGCGTCACGGTGGCCCGCGGGGCGATTGCCAATCCGTGGATCTTCCAGCAGACGCGGGTCCTCGCTGCTGGAGAACCGTTGCCTGCTCCGCCCGGTGTCTTCGAGCAGCGGGAAACAATGCGGGAACACCTCTCTCTCTGTATCGAGGCGTACGGCCCGCAGAAGGGATTCGGAGCGTTCCGGAAGTTCTCCATCAAGTACACGCGGCTGCACCCGGAGTACGAACAGGTCCGCAATGCCTGCGCGACGGTCCGGACTCTGGAGGAGTGGGACGCGCATCTCGGGCGATGGTACTCGGATGACCGGCCGGGGCAGTATCCGCTCGTCGATGAAACCGCCGGGGCATCCGCAGGCTCTCGCTGA
- a CDS encoding S1C family serine protease: MSESPTGSPPERPNARGGQRVNGWLVVALLLVVAALLLRYRLPILSDLRDPDAKPRAVTPRGELADVEKTQIEIFREASVSVVHITTAALARTSDFGVARVPQGTGTGFVWSEDGYIVTNFHVVSGAQSAVVTLADNSTYTASLVGLEPSKDLAVLKINAERGALRAIPVGQSSELQVGQNVYAIGSPFGLQQTLTTGVISGLGREIRSLNNAVIRDVIQTDAAINPGNSGGPLLDSAGRLIGVNTAIYSNSGSSAGIGFAIPVDTVNRIIPDLIRYGRVERPALGVEIVPDSVLEDMRRNGIAGLDSEGVLIQTVLPGSAAEQAGLQGTRFDTEERRYVLGDLIVAFDEAPVTKAADLFDALDNAAVGETVTLTVIRAGESIEVELTLQPLPTLNP, translated from the coding sequence ATGTCTGAGAGTCCCACCGGTTCCCCGCCCGAGCGTCCGAATGCCCGGGGCGGCCAGCGCGTCAATGGCTGGCTGGTCGTCGCCCTGCTGCTGGTGGTGGCGGCCCTGCTGCTGCGGTACCGGCTGCCGATTCTCAGCGATCTTCGCGATCCCGATGCCAAACCCCGGGCCGTCACGCCGCGGGGTGAACTGGCGGACGTCGAGAAGACACAGATCGAGATTTTTCGCGAGGCGTCCGTCTCCGTCGTACACATTACGACGGCCGCACTGGCACGGACGTCCGATTTTGGTGTGGCGCGCGTCCCCCAGGGGACCGGGACCGGCTTCGTGTGGAGCGAAGACGGTTACATTGTCACGAACTTCCACGTGGTCAGCGGGGCGCAGTCGGCGGTCGTGACGCTCGCAGACAACTCGACGTACACCGCATCCCTCGTCGGGCTGGAACCCTCCAAGGACCTCGCGGTCCTGAAGATCAACGCGGAACGGGGAGCGCTGCGGGCGATCCCGGTCGGTCAGTCATCGGAGTTGCAGGTCGGCCAGAACGTCTACGCGATCGGCAGTCCGTTCGGTCTGCAGCAGACGCTGACGACCGGAGTCATCAGCGGCCTCGGACGGGAGATCCGCTCGCTCAACAACGCCGTGATCCGGGACGTGATCCAGACGGATGCCGCGATCAACCCCGGCAACTCCGGCGGGCCGCTGCTCGACAGTGCCGGTCGACTGATCGGCGTGAACACGGCGATCTACAGCAACTCCGGGAGCAGCGCCGGCATCGGGTTCGCGATTCCCGTCGATACGGTCAATCGCATTATTCCGGATCTGATCCGCTACGGACGGGTCGAGCGGCCCGCGCTGGGCGTCGAAATCGTTCCTGATTCGGTGCTCGAAGACATGCGGCGCAACGGTATCGCCGGTCTCGACTCGGAGGGGGTTCTGATCCAGACCGTGCTGCCGGGCAGCGCCGCCGAGCAGGCAGGCCTCCAGGGGACGCGGTTCGATACGGAAGAGCGCCGATATGTGCTGGGGGACCTGATCGTGGCGTTCGACGAGGCGCCCGTCACAAAGGCAGCGGATCTGTTCGATGCGCTCGACAATGCTGCGGTGGGCGAGACCGTAACGCTGACTGTCATTCGCGCTGGTGAGTCCATCGAGGTCGAACTCACCCTGCAGCCCCTGCCGACCCTGAACCCGTAG